TCCATTATGCAGATCTGAAAAATGATACGGAAACTTtgactaataataatttttagtatTAAAGATGGTGACACATTTTGCTTCAAATTTGTGCTAGTGACGTTGGCAACtccgtaaaaaattaattaacttaaaaactgattaaacTCAAACTGGGAATGAGATAAAAATAAGCACTCCTTACCTCAATTGCGGCGTTAGCCACGTTCGAAGCCGACAAGCTAAAGGTTAAAGCTTCGTTCCAGACTGGGTTCGTGGTGCCCTTTCTGGCGgctgttttcttcttttttattcGCTTGCCGTTAACGAGGAGATACACTTTAACGAACGGATCTGAAATGTAAATATTGGGAATAAAGGCCCGCTTTTAAGGATATGAGCTTTGCTTGTACCTATGGTATCCTTCTCCTGTGGCAGGAACAGGTTTCTCGCTTTCAGTAACACCACCGTCAGTCTTTCAGCCGAAGGCAAATAACTGAGTGAGACGAGCACTTCTTGTAATTCTTCtggtggttttttatttttggtgatttCTCCCCACACTTCTATGCTCGATGTAACGTCGAATTCGTCCATGCTCATTCTAACTTCGCCGATGACATCGTTTCGGGAAAATCGGTCGTAATCAAACACTTGTAGGATGAGCGTTTTCGATTGCAGATCTTCATGCGATATTGGAAATTTGAAGTGTTGATCAAAAAACGGATTTGGGTCGTTGCGACGGATTGTCGTTTGGCGTTTACGCGCGTCAACTTCCGGCGAAAGGGCCAGGCGGACGTAGGGGTCGTTAAAGCCCCCTTGGTCGCTGCCCGCCAGGTCGTGGGCTTCgcaaataattgcaaaaattacgaattaaaaataacactttactaaagtgaacacaaaaaaaaactaaaaaaaaacgctttattttacaaaatacataaataaacataaattgATAGTACCAATATTACATGTTTAAGTTAgtaatttttcttgaaaattttgtaaaatattataaagacagaaatttgctaatatctTGTATTGCGATtctctaaaaacaaaatttttttttagttcgaATTGGCTCTTTTTTGGctctacatattttttaattcacgaaaaaaaaaatatcttgcGGTTCACGTTTACGGTTTAAGTTATGTTACGCTCTAGCGCTTatgtcttttttcttttactgaATAATGACGTTGCTTGAACGgtatttatacttttattaagttgtggtcttacgtttacaattttgcGCCTTTATGTGCTTACCTGTTGCTGAATTATGTTCTTATTTCTATCAGTTTACTTTTACGTTTAAGTGTTCTTACAATCTCTTATTTATGTTTCCATCATATTATACttatttctactttttttataaaaaaaatggacaaAAATTTTTGCGTTAAAAGTGGCGCTTTTACCACTGGGTCACCATTAGCAAATGATTGTCTTTTGCACAtgttttaacttatttttttttaattaaatcagtcATAGTGTGAACTATAACTTCCTTAGTTAGcctaaaatgcaatttttttgcacaaatcagtTCAGGAGCCGCcaaattaaatcgaaaaacactaaacagcaaatgagaaaaaaaacatttttttcaagcgttttagcatttttttttaatttgatgctttaattttgtacCAAATTTCATCGAAAAGCATTAAATTAAGGTATAAAAGACAATATTCTGAAATTTTCCAAACGTGTATATAAgaaattctgcaaaaattaagcCCAAAAACCTCGATTTTAAAACGACATTGTTTCATCTCTTATCATTtgcagcacgtttttgacttaaaaactggaaatttttgccgaatttCAATATTAACCTCTTAAAgaattaccaaatttgtgtattttttggtaaaaattatgaaaaatattcGAACTATCGTTAAATTTGCgccgtttttcaagcattcttgcacaaaaactactaaattaGGATTACCattgtactattttttaacttttttaaagtttcatTGCATTTTGCGGTCAATGACTTATTTATTTCGCGAAatccaaaatcaaaaaataccaaattgggtcgaaaaagacatttttttttccttttcaaACCGTTTCAGTACTTTTTCAGCCTAAGAAACTAAtgttgttcaaaatttttttgtttatttttaatctagacaaaaattcccaaaattttgacaaaaaatgtcaaaaaatctCAAAGTTAATGAAGACTTTACAGTTTTAAagcaacaaatttttgattaatttaataatgcaaattaaaaattatttctttagtttttttatttcagagaAAAGTGATgttatacttttatttttaaatttacgatCTTTATTGTTTCCGGTTTTATATATTAAACAGTATTTATATACTActgttaaattttgtttaagttTTCATTTTGGCGCCTTTATATTTAAGTgcttaccttttgccgcataatttttttatttctgccGATTCTTTATCTTACGAtcttcaatttttgtatttaaacgTCTCAGGGTTTATGTTTGCGTTTACGTCTATTCTTCcatatttttctttgttttcgttatattttatacaatattttatattgtgtattttttttgttttagttattgtttatttactttcattatttttattattagtaattcAATGAGCAAgcgaaactcaaaaaaattcggcttcttgatatttttaatagaGGGAACCTGTAATCTGGATTTCGATATATAGAAATTTGAgacatcaaaataaaattacattgaATTCTATTAGCTAAATCATTAACGTGTTTCTCCAGAAATTGCCAAAATTCGAGTTCGAATAttacttgttaaaaaaaacattcttctcactttcttttgtgcatattttgaaaaatttactgTTCTTTATCCTCgttattgttttgtaaaaacgACAATTAAAACATTCGAGTATTCACCTTCAATCAAATGAACCACCAGATCACTCCTATCGAAGTCATACTTGAGCCGAAAGTGCAGTCTTCCTAAACTGGGCCCCGCTTTGGGGCTGCTGCCTATGAAGAGCGGCCCGTCCTTCCGTAGGTACAGATCGGGCTGAATAGCCCCCAGGGGACTGGCTGGCGGCGCCGCAACGTTAACTTCCGGCGTGTGTGCTCTCGTTGACGGAATCAGAAGCGGCGATAGACACCTGCCCAGGCCGACGGTCCTTGGCGACGCCGGAATCGGAGAATTGCACGAGCTGACCGATCCTCCGGTGAGCGACGCCAAGCTGGATTGCGACGGAGAAGGCGTCCGGATTTCCTCACCACTCACGGTCGATGTTCCGGGGGACGAGCAGCGGATGTCCAGGGAGGCCGCTCGAAGAGGCGAAGGGGAGCGGCTGGAGTTGCGCAGAGGGTAGCTGGAGGTGTGGATGGCTTCCTGGTGGACGGGCGTTTTGCCGTCCGGGGCGAAGGTGCGGATCTGCGGGGACGAGCCTCGGTGGCCCTGGATAACAACCTTAAGAAATAACAATGGAAAACAAATGGAAAAAACTATACTATGcacaataaaataatctaGGGGTGTATTTATTGCAAGAATTTAAACAGCCAAAGAATGTAAGCCAAACAGTCGAAGTCTTTATTTTATCCTTTACCTGTCTGGATGCACTGCTGTCTAAGCTACTTTGTGAGGAGACGCTGGGGGTTCGGCATAAAAGTGGCTGTCCCCCAGGATACGATTTCGACTGGTGTTGCAACGAATGCGAGCCTTGGGGTGCGGAACATAATTCCAACGGCATTTTCATTAATTCAGCTGTTAATGCCTGAGCTGAGGTGTTTTGGGGAGGCTGGATAATGTGTTGCTCCTTCGCTACGTTGAATTCCTAAAATTCAATCTTTTATTGCcaagataaattttaatctaaTTAAAGGCCTACACACGTTTTTACACATTtccaacttttatttattctctTTCTAAAACTTGGCAGACCTAACGTCTCATATCTAGCCTGTGTTTACATTTGATTTCAGATAATATCTTTGAATCAATATAATTTCGCGTCTGGAAGAATCCACACGAGACACCTTCTCCTAGCTTGTCCCACTTTTGTGGAAAAGTAAAAGTatcaaaaattagttttcaaaCTGTAGGTTTTGCGTTGCTTTTAATTAAGAACCTAAACTCTGGTAAAAACCGCTAGTAGGTACttgaatacttttttttaacaaatgtttTGACTTGGCAAGTCggtattttaatattgtaaaatgctgttccgtttttcaaactttgGTACGGTTTCGCTCCGCCCCATGACGCAAATTACTGCCGATCAATAGCAATTTTTTCTTCCTAATTGGTCGTAATACGTCTTGTGTCATTTTCTCTAGTGTTAAGATGGCCCCATTACAATACCAACAATCAACTCAAGATAAATATTTGCTTTGACTATCCGAGCTTAAATAATTCATCGTGGAAACCTCCCAAAACAATTCCCTTCATGTACACATTCATTTGAACAAAACGATCCATTACGGTTATCTCTGTTATCACGGATATGGGTTGGTACTTGGCAACATTATTGAGCGATCAGTGCACGAAACATGTAATTACAGGTATTAGTATTTATCGATTTTGACTGCTTTGGCATCTATATTCTCTTCCGCCGTAACGTTGGTCCAGCAGAATCAAACGTAAATTGATTAtgaaatttgctaataaaacGCGATGATTTACTGAGCTTGAGTTCGACTTGAAAGCCGGTTTAATTGAATCTCGACCCAACTTGAAAAACGAAACTATTTCCTTCAATAACACGTTTtacaatttgaattaattaaacatgGATTTGGTCATATATGAGCAGTTCAAGTTTATAAAACAAGGCGAAAATCTTAATTAAGTTACAAGTTTGGAACGCGGGTTTGTTAGTGATAATGCATTAATGCGTTAATACAAAACCCCTCCCATCATCCATTAACTCAAACaactttattattgttaatcttAAAGTACACCTTGGCGAACTTTATCACCATTAATTAACTTGTTGATGTTTCCTAAACATCTCCATTCAGTTTCGGCACTGGATcccaattttttcacaaaacgaGACTATTTTGTTATCTATATGACTGTATTATCGTATTATCGAAGCGAAAATATATGAATTAACAATATTGTACGGCAATAGCCCTTTAtcaatttgtttgaaaaatgtgctCCAAAATTTcgcgaaacaatttttttttgatgctggtatttttttttttgatttgtgctTTATAGTATTCTGATGGAATGTTTAATGTTAACTGCACACTTAAAAATGTCTTTTACTGCCGTTTTGGAAAAGGCTCGGGGAAAAAAGTACAATAAGCTTTCagaaaaagtatttatttactaagtaaattattattaaattattattatatatttactggaagtaaattttattaaattacaagaaactattaaaaataaaccaactttatgtaaaatcactaaaattttatattcctGGGCAAATCTACGGCCAGTTTAgtagaaattttttgatattttcgaAACACTGATTCTGTCAAAAGTACACCTTGAAAATAATCTTGTTAAACCGTCTTATTTTTTGAGACCTGATTTTTTTGTGGAGGTATTATTCACCTTTGAACTGtactattaacaaaaataattatttaccaaACGCCAATATCTTAAAtcgtattttataataaattagttcggttaaaatttttagtgttAGTAATGCCAAATTATTTGCAAATCAATATTCTTGACGAAACCGTTAGTCAATGTTGTAAAGAAATAGAAAATtgtagataaaataaaaaaatttcatcataATTTGAATAATGTTGAAAATGATGGCAGAAATGCGAGAGGTAAAAATAGCGTGTTTATAATCAGAGCCGTAGACAGAATTCCCCTGCGGCATTGTAATTTGAAATAACATCATGCATAAACCATCCAAaacaaaacacttttttattccCCCATCAGTCCTGCGCTTAGTACATGGGTGGCGTTTGGTTTTTCCCCGTAATATTCCCAAAGCGAGCTTTCAATCCGTAATCTCAGAATTTCGCTAATGTTGTAAATTTCGTGTGCACATTAAAGCGAATTTCCCGTCGTCTCTTACTCCCGTATCGATTTTCCGGAACGTGCGTACAACAAGAGTCGtgtaaacaataaacaatacCTCGATGCTGTTATTGCTACAATTTGTATTGCTTCCATTTTCTTGGTTGTTGTGCTTGGTGGTGCCAAGGGCGCGTTCTTTGGCCGCCCTAGCCCACGACTCCAGCCTCTTGTGTGTCACCCAGCAGCCGGCAGGTCCCATTCCCGACATCATTCCGACCATCGAACATCACGACATGCTCGAATTTTGATTCGCTTTTTCTCTCTAATTCCGGGTAAAGCTCGTGTTGCTTAGCCGGACGCGTTTCAACATACTGAAAGCTCGTCGCGACGTTTCTCCCGGGCTCAACAGGTTGAGGGCTGCCTGCGATCTACGACCTACGTTTACGTTCGACGATCATTAATTTTCACAACTTGACTCTTTTTCACATTTCGACATTTTGCTCCTTTCAAGCTGCACATTTTACACTGCCAAGGGCATCGATCGCCGAACTTGGGCCCATTTTTTCACTTGCTAATCaataaaaagcaacaaatgGTCTTAATTAAAGTGCTAACAAACAAGCACTTGAACACGGAATCACACTTCTTCCAAGGGGAAGGTGAAAACGTGGATAACTAATGAATGTCTTTGggaaatcatttatttaacgatcCCGTATCAGTGGCCTTGACACCATTTTACTCTCTATCTTGTACGAGATGAAACGCAAGGTGGGTTTTGCTTTCAGGATATACCAGCAAATTACATTACCTGGCTTTCATTTAGGTCCTTGCTACTTTCTTTGCTTgacttattttttgaaataatttatattacaaagccactaaacaaaaacttaAGTCGTTGGAAAAAATACTTTCTAGTGTTAATCTCAGACAGATTTTTGGCAATTAAGTTGCTTATCAGTCGACCAAAATGTAgggaaataaaaagaaaaagatttttattaaacacaaaatcataccattttttcatttacaagCGAAGCGAGTGAAATAATTACGATTCGCGTGATTAATAGTCATTGTAGGAAATACATACGGAACAATTtatctaaataaataacagtTTAGTTTCAAAACAATTTCATTACAATGACGGATGAGTGATTTATTCGTCATAGTTTACATTTGTCACCGATCTGTAAATCTGTAATGATAATacgtaataatttaaattggcACATTTTTGTCCAGAgattagtttattaaatgcAGTTAAATAAAGTAGGACAatgttgtgttatttttattacgtcGAGGAATTCGAAAGCCTAAACCATTTAATCTGCGACGTCCCggaatgtattttattacacttAATTGAGggttatagaaaaaatatgtgatcagtttttttattgtggtTTTATTCGTATTTGTCCTAAAATGGCAAAAATCCTTCTCTTCATTGTATTTTATAGGGTTTGAAACATCTTAAAACGACAGTGACACCTACCGATAAGCGACTGAACACAAGTAGACAaatatataaacaataataaaaatgatttttttttagtaatgttATAATCTTAAGAATgtacttttagttttattagaTAGTACGtgttaaggttacagttttatCATAGAGTTTGCTGTACTGCTCTCGTATTGATTTTAGCCAAGTCACAAACCGTTCcgtgttataaaaaataaaaccacccctgccacaagttttaaacaaatttataattaatagtTTGCtactttacaaaattttggaattttctgCTTTGTTAAATATTGTGTGGGTGGTTGAGTCCTTATCCACCAGATGGTGAACGCAACGTTTGAAGCACTGAATTTGTATTTTCTGAAACAATCAACAGACGcagaatattttcaaactacGTTAATTAGCGGATAAAAAGGTAGCTGTAAaattatggtggaggcgccgggatacTACTGCTAATTAAGGGCGCTCATAATCGAGTTATAAAATTAACTGCAGCGAATTTTAACGagataaaaacacaaaaaaatgaggAAATGTTTGGTTCAAATTTTGTATCTAGTGTTCATCATAATTACAAATTATCCGTCACAGTGACGGGGAAAGAGCTTGAACATTCCGGTTAAATAATGCGTCAAGTTCAATTTTAGAATTCATCAGTTTCGACAGTAATATCGCGCTTTTAGCACTGCagtttggaaaattattacgagTTTTATTACACAACACTTGAAGTTGTATCATCAAAAATTGTGTCTAGAATGGAATAGTTTCATCATTACcttatttcttttaaaccGATCGAAGCTTCTTCAACTTCTTAACGAGAAAATGTCAAAGCGAATGTCGGCCTTTGATTCAGCGGAAATGTAAATACTGCATGATGAAAGTGCAAACTCACCGTTTGTGCGACAGCATAAATTGGCTTGTTGATAATTCTGGTCGGGGTGGTGGGAAAAGGCATTCGATCCAGCGAATTCCATTCCTTGAGTTTCCTCCGGTGGCTGTAATAGCGATAAACAACAATTGTCATCGCGACGAAAAGGGCCATTCCGGTCCCCGCAGCGGCTCCTAGCACTGCCGAAGCCACCATTCCTAGAAAAGGTTTCACCGAATGAAATCTGATATCGGGAAAAATGTGCGGAATTTGAGGAGTTGCCCCAATCTCTTTGAATATACAAAGAAAGAATCATGTTTGTAGTCGGGAGGAATCAAATTCGTGATTTTTTCGTGTCCGGAGACAAAGGACGAAACAAATTATAATCCTCCTAGTGttcgaaaagtaaaattaagtGCCTTAGAAAAACTACATTTGACCCCAAACGAGTTTCTAAAGCAATTAAAGTGAAACATTTATTTCGTGGCGGAATTTATCCAGCGTTACGTGACGAATTGGACTGCAGGAAAAGGGATCGTTCAAAAAAGCGAATTTTTGTGTATAAAAGTTTATcacaaaatatgaaaatttttcttatactCCCACTTATGCATAATCAATGTCGCTACCGCTAAAAAATCAGTTTATCGTTTTGAGACGCACTCTGTATCTGACACGAATTTATCGGTTTTTCTATTAAACCAAGCagaacataaattaataaaactgtcTCAAAACATGTCCTTGGCATTTCTGTCAATAGCACATGTCTCGTGTCTTCCAGATAAAAAATCAAGCTGTGCAAACGCATAAATTATTTCTGTAGCTTGAATGATTCTGCGTAAATCTTGAACAAGTagtgttaaatttaattccgatCCGCTGTTTACTTTTTATCTCGGCTCATCATAATCAATAGCAGTTCACTCATCGATAATCACAAATCGGTTCCAGTCGCAATATGGGTGGCTGTCAATGATTAGATTACATTGACGTCACTTAATTGGACCTCATACAAAATGTTTGGCTTCGAAATGTTGCTCCTTCAACCGCGGCGGAACTAATCGAGTTATTTTTACAAGGttttcacaaaattgtagcttcatttttatttttttcgagaaaagtattttttttaattggcaaTGGATTAGTTATTGTTCGCCACTTGTTACAGTTTGCGTCCATTCGGAGTTAACACAGTGGATAATTATGGCGAGATTGTAAACACGAGCGTCAATAACCTTCCACTaatgtatttataaaattccGATCctaattttacgaaatttcaaTCAGGTGACCTCAATTAAACCTCTCCTGGGCATAATCGTTCCGTTCCAAACACGTAAAAACGTTACCAAATGATAAAAAACGGTTAAAATTAGAAGCTGAGTGGGTATATAAATTTCCACCTGTAATCGATAGGTTGAAAACCTAATCCCGTTGCACTCCTTGAGATTATCTCCTGTTATAGGAGACGGCTTAATTAGCGTTAATTTCCGCAAATTAAACATCAACAAGATTTGCTCCGCGATAAACAAGAGTAGCTTCTGGTTagtcttaaaataaatgagaaaagTAATTACAAATCTTCgcttgcccggcgcatccaccatttttacacctCGATATTTTTGGAGATTTCAagcgaaataaattttgtgcaCCGGTCAAAGCGCAAAGTTACAACAGCTATCGACCATAAACATGCAAATGCAGGCATGGAAATGGAATTCAGCAAGGGAAATTCCACGTAAAGAGAACACACAAGTCGTCCCAACTCGAATTATGGTACATgcataaaatttcatacactCTGCAAGAAAATGTCAAAGTAATTATCGTATTTGTCCGGTTGTCGTGCCAACACATTCTTTAAGTGGCTGAAGGACCTTCGCAGAAATATGGAAAAATGTGGAGcgtttgcaattaaattaccTTGACTCGATCACCGCTTTTTAATCACACCAttgataaacaaaaaacaagtcaaattttattttgtccagttttaaaaactaaattttaacaatttgttgatttttgccAACGTTAAAGAAACCAGTACACAACCGGAGCACTGcgttatttttaaacacaaaatttccAAAGCTAATCAAGTGAATAAAAACCCTAATTGTGTGGCGATGTTATGTGGTTTCATACATTACCTTGTCGCTGCAATGCTTCATACCATTACAGTAAAAAcacattaatttttcttatttttgatgATAAATCTCGTCACAAAACTGGTGATTCGACAACAAAATAtcctaaaattttgtttctttaattttaacatcGGTATATGTTAGTTTAAGTTTGTGATCATTCTCAGGTCCAAGTTAAACAAAGCCATCCGAGTATTATTTTCTCACAAAACACAGTTGTCTATCGACAATAAATGTTGTCACTTGATAACACATATTCTGCGAGCGCTATCTTTTTATACACGAAAGTGGAACAGAGCTGCTTGGTCCAGTTTTTGCAGGAGGGAAATAAATGTAAGAAAAGCCCATTATTCTTCGAATCGTAAATGTTTCCTAAGTGACCATAAATCAA
The sequence above is a segment of the Tribolium castaneum strain GA2 chromosome 9, icTriCast1.1, whole genome shotgun sequence genome. Coding sequences within it:
- the Sytbeta gene encoding synaptotagmin-5 isoform X1 → MVASAVLGAAAGTGMALFVAMTIVVYRYYSHRRKLKEWNSLDRMPFPTTPTRIINKPIYAVAQTEFNVAKEQHIIQPPQNTSAQALTAELMKMPLELCSAPQGSHSLQHQSKSYPGGQPLLCRTPSVSSQSSLDSSASRQGHRGSSPQIRTFAPDGKTPVHQEAIHTSSYPLRNSSRSPSPLRAASLDIRCSSPGTSTVSGEEIRTPSPSQSSLASLTGGSVSSCNSPIPASPRTVGLGRCLSPLLIPSTRAHTPEVNVAAPPASPLGAIQPDLYLRKDGPLFIGSSPKAGPSLGRLHFRLKYDFDRSDLVVHLIEAHDLAGSDQGGFNDPYVRLALSPEVDARKRQTTIRRNDPNPFFDQHFKFPISHEDLQSKTLILQVFDYDRFSRNDVIGEVRMSMDEFDVTSSIEVWGEITKNKKPPEELQEVLVSLSYLPSAERLTVVLLKARNLFLPQEKDTIDPFVKVYLLVNGKRIKKKKTAARKGTTNPVWNEALTFSLSASNVANAAIEICIMDQANDLMGSNPLIGCCIIGPKEAGPERDHWLDMTQSPRKAVACWHTMR
- the Sytbeta gene encoding synaptotagmin-5 isoform X2 — encoded protein: MVGMMSGMGPAGCWVTHKRLESWARAAKERALGTTKHNNQENGSNTNCSNNSIEEFNVAKEQHIIQPPQNTSAQALTAELMKMPLELCSAPQGSHSLQHQSKSYPGGQPLLCRTPSVSSQSSLDSSASRQGHRGSSPQIRTFAPDGKTPVHQEAIHTSSYPLRNSSRSPSPLRAASLDIRCSSPGTSTVSGEEIRTPSPSQSSLASLTGGSVSSCNSPIPASPRTVGLGRCLSPLLIPSTRAHTPEVNVAAPPASPLGAIQPDLYLRKDGPLFIGSSPKAGPSLGRLHFRLKYDFDRSDLVVHLIEAHDLAGSDQGGFNDPYVRLALSPEVDARKRQTTIRRNDPNPFFDQHFKFPISHEDLQSKTLILQVFDYDRFSRNDVIGEVRMSMDEFDVTSSIEVWGEITKNKKPPEELQEVLVSLSYLPSAERLTVVLLKARNLFLPQEKDTIDPFVKVYLLVNGKRIKKKKTAARKGTTNPVWNEALTFSLSASNVANAAIEICIMDQANDLMGSNPLIGCCIIGPKEAGPERDHWLDMTQSPRKAVACWHTMR